CTCACGTGTGTACAGATACTTATGCCTATGTATTTAAGCTTCTCTGGTGCCTGTGTACGTGATAGTTGTTATGgggagcttgaggcaggaggCTAGACCTAGGAATCTGTGCCCCCAGGGCCTTACTGCTAAGTTGGGAACTTTATAGCCTATCCATTTCATATGCCCACACTATGGGTTTGGCATGCCAATACAGAGAATGTTGCTTTTGTTAATGAATTGTCTTTCAGAATAATCCTGAGTTAGGATTAGAATACCCAGGATACAGATGAGTACACTGAGgcccagggagaaaaaaaaaagcccgagCAGTTCCATCAAGGCAGGGGGTGTTTTTGCTTTGTCCACCACTGGGACTCTAGCACTCTGAACAAGTGGACTGGGGAGCCCAGGCCATGCCTGTGATAGGGTGAATGTGGAACAGAGCGGGAAATGACCCTGGCCCTAATGACGCCCTCCTTCGCCTCCTGGAAACCGCCACCTCCTCTCATCCAGATAGACCCAAAGCCCCCGCCTACCCTATTGGCTGACAGGTTAGACACCACCCCTCACTGAGACAGCCTCAGGAATGCGGAGTTCCAGATGTGGGGCTGGGCGAGACAACAGCGAGGCCCCCAGAGACCAGGCCTCAGACATTCACCTGTCAGACTGTCTGGGATTATCTGGGCTGAGAGCCCAGCCAGGGTCTCGAGCAAGAGAACCATGGCCACCGGCAGACCTCGCTGCTCCGGTCCTCCCGTCCGCCCCCTTTGGGGAAAACGGGTGTGTGGTCTGATCATCTCAGGACCTCTTATCGTCAgctgcccctctcccctcttgCCCACACCCACAGCTCTTCTTACAGCTGGGCAATGGCCCTGGGAACCACTTCTGGGCTGCCAACGTGCCCCCTAGTGAGGCCCTGcagcccagcagcagccctggtGCCAGGCGATACCACCTGGAGGCCAAGTACAGAGAGGGCAAGTACCGCCGCTACCACCCGCTCTTCGGCAACCAAGAGGAGCTGGACAAGGTCAGCACGCCAAGCCCCTGGGATTCTTGAGCCTTCTTGACCCTGCCCTGTCGGGGACCCTTGAACCCTACCCCTTTTTTCCTTGGTCTCCGTTCCTCTGTCTCAACCCATCTCTTCCGTCAGCTTAGAGGGCTGTGAacatatggggaaactgaggcccggagGGCAGCAGGGCCTGCATAAGGAAAGCTGGGACAATGCAGGGAGGAGTCAGGCTTGGTTCTTGGTCCAGGGCCATGTCTTCAGCATCTGGCTGCCTCCTCCTGATTCCTCTGTCTCCCGCACCCTGTCCTGTTCCTTCAGAATCCTGCCAAAAGGAGTGAACTTGATGGGGATGCTATTTCCTGTCAGGCTCATGAAAAACAGCTGGACTGCTCTGACCCACCCCATCCACACCCCATTCTAGATGAGGCCCCATATGGGCCCCAGACCCCAGCAGATCGGGAACCAAGTCTTGGACCCTGATCTGGCTCAGCCTGAGTGGGAGACAGCTCTCTTGGAGGCAGCAGGGTGGCATTTGTGACCTATGGGTGGCCTTCAGCTCTTCCTCCAAGCAGCCCTATCCAGGCAGGCTGAGTCTAGCTCCCAGAGCTCTGTGGAAGCTaggcctccacctccctaggACCTAGGCGTCCAGCCCCCAGTTCAGCCCTGCCCAGTCTGGCCTACAAGCCAGAAGGGTGGTGGCTCTCATTGGTCGGGAGGGCTGGGCAGGCAGTGAGGAATTCAAATGTGGGAGGAATTAGCTACAACCCTTGGCCCCGCCCTCTGCCCCCGCTGCAAGGCAGAGGGAGCCTGAGATCCTCCAGGGGCTCCTCGCAGCCTGACCAGCAGCTgtgccccaggacccacagggtgagGCCCTGTGGCTAGGACCCCAGCCTGAGCTGGGTAGCCTCTGCCCAGCCTCCCTGGcttgccttttcctcttctttttctgactcgcatgccttttatttttttcttctcttctggcttccccaaGCCCTGGtctctttcagtctgaggatggTCCACCCAGATTTGGGtgactccttcctcttccctcctcccttcttgcATGCTCCCATCCCTACCCCGTCAatctgctgccccccccccaattgaCCCTCCCTCTCCTCTAGGCCCTCTGTGCTGCAGTGACTACCACGGACCTGGCTGAGACCCAGGCACTCCTGGGCTGTGGGGCCGGGGTCAGCTGCTTCTCAGGGGACCCGGCAGCTCCCACACCCCTGGCTCTCGCTGAGCAGGCTGGACAGACGCTGCAGATGGAGTTTCTACGGAATAACCAGAGCACAGGTGAGTGGCCAGTGACTCTGTCCTCTGCTGGCAGGGTCTGGCGTTTTAGAGGCGTTTACAGGGGTGCCCCCAGAAACCGTGGCCCAGCTGAGAACCTAGATTTGCAGGCCACTCCCAAGCTGTGATTGAAGCTCCTTGGTGGTCCCTCAGGCAGCGTGTTTGGGGTGTGTTTGGGGTTTGTGGGTCAGTGGACACTTACGCTTTCTGTGAGTGtccttttgtgtctgtgtctctgggacGATTTATCTGTGTGCTCTGTCCTGACTTACAATGTGGGTCTGTAGGAGTGTCTGTTTTCCGGGATGACCCTTAGAGATGCCTAGGTTCTTTTCCCTCATGCTGGGAGTGTGAAGGCTTTGAGTGTTGTGTATGTGGGTCTGAGTTGCCGTGGAGGAGGGTGTTGCTATGTGTGTGTGACCTACACAGCAGCCTTGTCTGTCGTCTGTCTACTCAGTCTGGGTGGAGTTTCATCGCAGACCTGGGTTGGGTCCCATTTGGCTCCCATTCTTGGGAGGGGGGGTGGAGAGGGGGTTGCTAGGGTGAATGGCGTTGGGTATGGCCCAGACCTGGTCTCTTGAGGCAACATCCTAAGGCTGAGGGTGGGGCTCAGTGGCTGGGGCTCTGGGCTTTGGGCCACGGGTGGGTGGGgcatgctgggctggagagagccCAGGTGTCTAGGGAGGTGCGAGAGACCACCCAGCTGGGTTGGGCTAGGGAGCAGGACCCTCCGTGCTGACCACTGGAGCCGGGATGCTTCCCTGGCCTCTGTGCTGTCTGGGGCAAACCTCTCTCTAGGGAGTGTTATTGAGTTGGCCCAGAGCCCCCTTCATTCCAGTATGCTTGGCTCTGTGTCTCCAACAGGGAGTGTGGGGTGGGCTTGGGAGTCAGTGGGGCTTCCTGGGATGGGAAGGACTGGAGCGGAGCCCTGGGAATGGAGTGACAGTCCCACTTGTGGGCAGAGGTGGAAATGTGGCTTTTCAAAACCTTGGAGGTGGCAGGAGGAGCCCGAGGGTGCTGGtagggagctgaggaggcagcGCTGTGGCCGGAGCGTGAGCCTAGGTACCTTGCCTCCGAGGACACCTCCTGGACACCCAGCATGACTACCACCGTTCTTTCTTACACTCCACAGAGGTCCCTCGGCTGGACTCAGGGAAGCCCTTGGAAAAGCACTACTCCGTTATCCTGCCAACTGTGAGCCACAGTGGTTTCCTGTACAAAACTGCTTCTGCCGGCAAGCCTCTACAGGACCGCCGGGCCCGGGAAGGTGAGTGCTGCACATACCCATCCAGGCCCATGGTGTGTGAGCCTGGCTGCAGGCCCGGAACCTAGGGCTGGCTCTGCTGGTGGACCCGAGGGTGCAAGGGGACTCTggtgtagttgttgttgttttttcttttactcttttgggaggctcaccacccagctcccaaataaacacacagaggcttattattacttataaatgtccggCTATAGCTTggattatttctagccagcttttcttaaattatcccatctatcttttgcctctgggcttttacctttctctatttctgtgtgacttcctttacttcttactccgtggcttgctgtgtagctggatggctggccctgcagtcctcctctttctctcgaTTCTTGATCTCCTTgatcccagatttctccttccatttattctctgcctaccagccccacctatcttttttcctgccttgctgttgaccgttcagctctttattataccaatcaggtattttagacaggcacagtaacacagctccatagagttaaacaaatgcaacataaaaggatgcaacacatcttcgcatcattaaaataaatgttccacagcataaacaaatgtaacacatcttaaaataatattctataacactcTGGCAGAGCCACCTGGAAAGTCTCCTGGATATGGCCTCTTGTATACAGTAGGTGCTTGAGAAGTGGGCTGGTTGGGGTGGGAGTTGGGTATGGCACTGCAGGGTTTCCTCAAGCCTGAAGTCTGTCTGGAGCCCTGTTGGGTGTGGTCATGGGCTGGGCGTCTGGCATATTCCAGATGTGGATGGAAGGCAGTTGGGGGACTTGGACTTGAGTGCCATGCCTCGCAGGTCTCAGCTGCCTTCCATTTGTTCCCTGTCTCCGAGTACAACCTACAGTCCTTACACATCAGACAAGAGCTACTGACAGCTGCCCACCCTCTTATAGCACAGACACCCCTCCCCAGAGTCTGTCCCAGCCCTGTGACTTCCTTGCTTTGTCCCACATGCCAAATTTACACCCACCAGGAACCTGCATTTGCTGATCTGTCTGCCCCAAATGCTTTCTTCACATATCCCTTAAAATGTCATGTCTACAGGGATATCATGTCATCCCCAGTCACTTTATACTGTGCTGCCTGTCACCCTCaatcctatttttttcttcttacttttcCATCtgatttttagtctttttttttttttttcttccaagacagggtttctctgggtagttttggtgcctgtcatggatctcactctgtagaccaggctggcctcgaactcacagagatccatctggttctgcctcccaagtgctgggattaaaggcgtgcgccaccactgcccagcttctctccttctttctaaGACAAGTCTCTGCACTCCCCAGAGCCTGGGCCTTGAATTCCTCAGCCTTCCACGTAGCTGAAATTATGGacagtgccaccacacctggctcagttGCCCTCTATTGTGTACATTTGTGCACATGGTACCTATTGTAGCCTGAGCACCCCAGGAGTGCTGGTACCCAGCGGGAACTTGATGTACATCTGCAGAATGAAGGAGACCACAGTAGGAGAGCATATTCTTAGGGACAGGCTTGGAGGCACATTGCCCTCAGAAGGCAGGTGTCGGGTCACACAGACAGGACGAGGAACAGCCTGCTGGGGGAGAGGCCATTTCTTACAGCCTCTTTCAGCACCCCTTCTTGGAGAACCCCAGATAAAGCCCTCTGACTCCCAGACATTGTGATCCTGAGCTGCTCCTGGTCCAGTTCCCTCTGCCTGATCATGTCACTGATGTAACCCCCGTCATTTCTGTAACTCCCCTGCATCATCCTTTTCACCTTGGGCGCCAGGAAGCTCTGAGCCACTGTGAAACTAGTGCTGAAAGCTGTGGACACCGGCCTGGTTTGGgtgttctgttctttctcttacCTCTCATGGTCCAGATTCCCATTTCTGTCCCCTTTGGGGATCTTGTGCATCCTCAGAGCCATTGTAGGAGGAGACAGGTTATAGAATGAGGTATGCATCTGGCAAAGAAGGGTGGGCATGGGGTGAGCCCCCAGGACTTCCTGTGCCTTTGGAACTACAGGTAGAGGGAGCAGGGTAGGCAGAAGGTCAGAGTGGTCAAAGAGCCAGAGAGAGGGCAGACCCAGGCTGAGAGACTCAGGTTGCCCTAAAAACTGGGGACAGCATGGGATCTAACATCTAAACAGAAGTAAGAGCAAGACTCCAGCCCTCTTGGCCTCTAAGATAGAGGCCAGAAGTTCACAGAGAGGTCaacagggagagaagggggcTAGGCATGGAGGACTGCAGCTGGAGGAATTCTGGGATGTGTGAGTCAGAATGAAGAGCCTATAGGTCGGGAGGTCACAGGGACCCAGGAAAAAAGCAGGGTGCTTTTCAGCAAACCTGGAGGCTTCTTCATGGTTCCTCTGTCAAACTTCTCCCCAGAGTTCAGCCGGCGCTGGTGTGTCCTTAGTGATGGGGTCCTGAGTTACTACGAGAATGAACGGGCAGTGACACCCAATGGGGAGATTCGGGCCAACGAGATTGTATGCCTGGCAGTTTCCCCTCTGGACACCCACGGGTGAGCATCCCTGGCCATAACCACAAACTACTAGTGCCTATCAAGTTCAACTTCTGATTGAGGAGACAGGGACATAGGCCTAGAGAAGGACCGTGGACCTTCTCAGGTCCACACACAAAGGACTGTAAAACATTGACCTTGCCTCACGAGGCTGCAGCCCAAGGCTGTTTGTCCACCTCCCGGGGGTCAGGGGAAGGGACCTGACAAGGGCCAGGGGTAGAGAGTGGTAGTTAACGGGGCCAGGGCTGGGCTGGATGGGTGAATCCTGGTTTGTGTATTTGCAGCTTTGAGCACACCTTTGAGGTGTACACAGAGGGAGAACGGCTGTACCTGTTTGGGCTGGAGAATGCAGAGCTGGCTCACGAGTGGGTCAAGTGCATTGCCAAGGTGGGCCTGGGTTAGCGGGCAGGTGTTCGACAGAGGCAGAGCGGGACTGCTGACTGAACCCCGTGAGCCCCAGCTCCTCCATCTCTGATggagcaggagctgggtggaggtgTAGCAGACTCGGGACAAGGGAAACATAGATTGCAGCCTCGTGGTACCCTATGAGGGGCAAGTTTTTAGGCCCTTGTAGTGTGGACAGTGCTGACTCCAGAACAGTGAGTTTCAGAGCCTTGCAGGTGTGCAGACTGTCGAGAAAGGCAGGGAGGCTACAGAGGAGAGAGCCGCCCTCTAGAGATGAGAGCAAGTGCCCTCTTGTGCCTTGAGAGCCTGGGGCTCTTCATCCCTCATTAGCTCATTTGCTGAGCTCTCTATGCCCAGAGTCCTGAGGACAGGCTGAGTTCAGGCACAGTAACAAATCCAGTGATGTAGCAGATGGCCAAGTATGTGAGCACTGTTGGGACCCCGAGAAGGGACATCCCAAGAGAAGGACACATCAAAATGGGTACAAAGCAGGACATGCTACCAGCTCTGTCACTGTGCTAGGTTCTGccttggggaagaggagaggaagtgaCTAGATGGGAAAGAGCCCTCACCCACAGGCCAGGGAGCTTGGGTGTCCCCAGAAGGCTATGCTGTGTTCACATTGTCTCTCCCCACTATTTCCCCACCTAGGCATTCGTGCCTCCCCTGGCTGAGGACCTGCTAGCCCGGGACTTTGAGCGGCTTGGGCGCCTCCCCTACAAAGCTGGCCTGAGCCTCCAGCAGGCCCAGGAAGGCTGGTTCGCCTTGGCTGGCTCTGAGCTCCGGGCTGTCTTCCCAGGGGGGCCCTGGGAAGAGCCACTGCAGCTCCGGAGACTGCAAGAGCTTTGTACGTGTACCCTGCCTGGTTCCCCAATCTCTAGGGCTCCTTGTCCCAGCGCCCCAGCCACTAGCCCTTGTCTGGAAGTCTCAATTCTTTTCTGGCCTGAGGCCAGTTGACCCAGCCTGCCCTCCCataccctctcctctccttggaGTTCATCTCAGTAACCCTTTAAGGTTGGTGGGTGGAACCCAAGGGTGTGGTCTCAGAGCGCTTCATGAGGGAACAGTTTGGGGATCATAAACAGAGCCTGGGCCTCACCTTGACTGGCCCCTCTACAGCCATCCAAGGAGACAACGAGAACCAAGTTCTGGTGCTGGTAGAGCGGAGGAGGTGAGCTTTAGCTGAGGGCAGGCCAGCagcctggggagaggagggatACAGGGACAGACGGATGGGAGAatgactgtctctggtccaggacGCTGTACATCCAGGGCGAGCGGCGACTGGACTTCATGGGTTGGCTCGGGGCCATCCAGAAAGCAGCAGCCAGCTTGGGAGACACACTATCAGAGCAACAGCTTGGGGACTCAGACATCCCAGTGATTGTGTACCGCTGTGTGGACTACATCACACAGTGTGGTGAGCACCCCCAAGGTCCAGCCACTCCCCTTCTGTGGTGATTCCCCAGCCCCCGGTGCCCAGGATCCCTCTAAAAATAGGGGTGTGACTCCCTCTCCAGGCTTGACCTCGGAGGGGATCTATCGAAAGTGTGGTCAGACCTCTAAGACCCAGAGACTGCTGGAGAGCCTGCGGCAGGATGCGCGCTCTGTACACCTCAAAGAGGGAGAGCAGCATGTGGATGACGTCTCCTCTGCACTCAAACGCTTCCTGCGGGACCTGCCTGATGGGCTCTTCACTCGTGCGCAGCGCCTGGCCTGGCTGGAGGCCTCTGGTGGGTCCTGCTGCCTGTATCCAGCCTTGCCCACCCTACCTCAGGATGTCCCCATCCTACTCTGGACAAGGCTTGTCCCAGCTCCTCTGCCTACTCTGCTTCTCAGTCCTCTAGCCAGGCTCTACAGAGACAGGGTGGCTGGGAGGTGGATGGTGGAGGAGTCCCTGTCCCTGCCGGGGTGCCTGGGAATGCTATCTCCATGGTGAGAAGCAAGGCTGCCGGAAGGGGGCATCGGTGACCAGTTTCTAACCCAgtccacctccccccacccagaGATCGAGGATGAGGAGGAAAAGATCTCCAGGTACCGAGAGCTCTTGGTGCATCTGCCCCCTGTCAACCGGGCCACCGTGAAGGCCCTTATCAGCCATCTGTACTGGTGAGGGGCCATGTCGACGTGAGGCTctgggtggatgggtggagaaGATTCTTTCACTCCCAGCCTGGCTGACTGCCTGCAGATGGGCAAGCAGGTGGGCCTGGGGGCCAACCAGTGACTGCCCTGATCTTGGACATTGTATCTCAGCTTATTTCCTGCAGGATAGAGGGGATGGAATATTTGTCAGTTTGGGGCCAGGTTACTGAGGCCGAATGCACTCGCTTCCCAGCCCTGTACCTTGCCAGGACCTGAGATGCATCCCTCTTTCACTCCTTAATTAGGGTCCACGCTGTCTTCTTTGACCTCGGCCCCTTGGCCAGTCTTGGTCCCAATAGGAATTGGGAAGGTGGATGGGGAAGCTCTGGGCCAGGCTCCTCTGTTCTCATTCCAGTGTACAGTGCTTCTCAGACACAaaccaaatgaacacacacaaccTGGCTATCGTGTTCGGGCCCACACTCTTCCAGACGGATGGGCAGGACTACAAGGCCGGCAAGGTGGTGGAAGACCTCATCAACCACTATGTGGTGGTGTTTAGTGTACGTCCCAGCCGGGATTGGGGGCTAGGGAAGGCAatgaggggaggggtgggcaagGCTGAGCCTCTCAGACGGCATTGACCAGCTGGCCCTTCCCAGGTGGACGAGGAggagctgaggaagcagagggaggaagtCACTGCCATTGTGAAGATGCGAGTGGCTGGCACTGCCAGTGGGACCCAGGTGCCCGCCAGGGTTTGGGTAGGCTTGTGCTGGCTGCCAGCACTGCTCCCCGGAACCCTAGCTGAGCCCAGTCTCTCCTGCAGCATGCCGGTGACTTCATCTGCACCGTGTACCTGGAGGAGAAGAAGGTGGAGACTGAACAGCATGTCAAGGTGGGGGCTGCTGAGCCGGGCTGGGCGAGGGCCAGGCACAGATGGCCACTTTGAAATGTATGGGAATCCCCAAAGACACTCCTCTTTGCATCTCGGGGCTCAGCGGACCCGAGGAGGAGTGGGTTTGGGGCCTGAACCACAGGAGATTGTGGCCCAACAGAAGCTGGTGGCACATTTGGGGCTGGCTGACCTTCTCCTGGGCCTCTGCAGATCCCGGCATCTATGACAGCAGAGGAGCTTGCCCTGGAGATCCTGGACCGCCGCAATGTGAGCATCAGGGAAAAGGACTACTGGACTTGCTTTGAGGTCAACgagaaggaggaggcaggtgagTGGCCATGGATGGCCTTCAGCCCAGCCTCATTGCTCCTGCCCCCGACAGTTTGGGAGCCAGAGGTTTTGGGTGGCACTTTTTTGCTGACACACTAGTGAAAATGGTGGTGAAAATGTCATCACCGTGCTGGTGATGACAGGCAAGTCGCAGGTCCAGGTGGTGGTTGTGATAGATAGGGCTGAAGTGgacagaggaggggtgggtggCGCCAGTCATGATGGTGCTTTCCCACACGTCAGGACGGTGTTGCTTGTAGAAGGACGATGCTGAATTCAACAGTAGGACCGTTGGGTGGTACTGTTCTTGGGGTAAAGAGGAGGATGGTTAGTGATCACATGAGCGGATGGCTGTGATGGGAAGCCTGCCTGTGGTGGCGAGGGGGCTAATTGAAGCCTTTAATGGTGAAGGGAGTGGTGTTGGGATGAGAGGTGGAAGTGTTGCTGACGTATGCATCAGCTCTTTTTGGTGAGTGGCAGGTACTAGGctgaggagccaggcagtggtccCTATGTTCGCAGGGGTCAGTCTGGTAAGGGACGGAGATGCTAATACCACCATCACTCCCAGAAACAGACAGCTGCCGTGGTGTCTAGCTAACTGCTttccaggaaaggcccaggcTGTCTGCCGAGCCCGTGGCAGGGCCGATGGCTTTGGAGTCCCTGAGCCTGCTGTGAGGAAGAGTAAGGGCTACTTGATAAAGACGGGGACAAGTGCTCCCAGAAAGCACGGCCGCTCCAGCACTGAGCTGAGCTTCCAAGAAATGAGGAAACACAGGGTGGGACTGGAGGTGGGGGCAGCCACACGGAGCCTGGTGGCGATGCAGGGCCATCGGGTGATTAGTGACAGGACTTTGAGAAGATGCTGTTTGCTAGTAGACTGGGAGAGCTGTGACAGGGAGTTAGAGTACATGCTGGAGGTCAATGGAAGGTCCTGGTCTCAATCCAAGTAGAAGCcagacagtgtgggacagtgcaGAGGGACGTAGCGGATTCGACCTGTGAGGGTGGAAGGAACTGGAACACTTTTGGCCTGAGCAGGGGCAGCGCTTGTTGGGGACACGTGGGTGACAAGCCAGAAGCTGGCCTATGGGAAGGGTGGTCATAATTATGGTGTGTTATGATGCTCGTGGATGGTGAGAGGTGTAGGGGACGTGTGTCCATGCGCTTGCCCTTGGTGGCATTGAGCTGTGTGGACCCAGTGACAGTGGTGTGGCCTCTCCACAGAGCGCCCGTTACACTTTGCGGAGAAGGTGCTGCCCATTGTGCATGGGCTGGGCATAGACAGCCACCTGGTGGTGAAGAAGTACCAGTCCATGGAGGCCATGCTGTTGTATTTGGGTAAGTGGTGCCCGTAGGGGATGTAGGGAGGATGGGTACCTCCATCTAGAAGCAGGGTAGGACCTCGTGGCACCAGGGCAGACAGCTCAGATGGagggaactgggggggggggctttcatgGAGGCTGGGACATGAAGTGGGCACTGGGGTCGGTAGGTGGCATAGTATAGCCCATGCCCACTCCAGTCCTCCCCTAGCCAGCCGTGTGGGTGACACCAAGCATGGCATGATGAAGTTCCGTGAGGACCGAAGCCTCCTGGGTCTGGGGCTGCCCTCAGGTGGCTTCCACGATCGCTACTTCATTCTCAACAGCAGCTGCCTACGGCTCTACAAGGAGGTTCGGGTAAGCCCTATGATGGACACTTGTATCCCATGTGTGCtcagacactcatacacaaacaTTACTCTTGGTCTCCAAGAGAGAGGTCCCCCTCTGAGGGTCTGGCAGCACAGTGGCTGGTGATAGCTGTGTGTTTTCCTGCTGTGGCCCCGAGTCGCTGCTCGAAGCCTCTAGCTCCATGAGGCCTTGGAGTGCATGTGATTGCCGTGACATCATACACATGCTCCCTGGTGGTCCGTGGTTTGACACAGCTCTCATGAGAATGTGTCCCCCATGACAACAGTCCCGAGCTGTACCTGTACTTGCTCTGCCCCTTCCTGGCCTACTCTACCCAACATGCCGGGTGTTCTAGACCAGACCCCTTGGGACCCCCATcttctgcacacacatgcccTGCCATctgccctcccctttccctttacACCACGACATAATCTGTCCTGGCTCTAGACTGGGACGATGCCCTCCATAACCCTGCTCCTCTATCAAACAGAGCCAAAGGCCGTGGAGCGGGGCCCCTGAGACCGTGAGTAGCTATGGGATGTTCCAGCTGCCTTGCCTTACACCACCTGGGGCCAGGCGAGCCTGGTAGAGCTTGGGGGCACAGGGCTCCCAGTTCTTCCCAGGCATGGTTCCCTGTCCTCTTACCAGTGGTCACTGGCCCCTACCCTGCAGTACAGCGCCTAAACTCCACGCTTCATCCCTAACCCCAAACCAAGACCTTTTCCTCAAGATAGGGTCTCTCGTTGGTGTGATGCTAGAAGTTTCCACAGTACGTGGAGAAGTTTTGGAGCCAGCAACAGAGACCCAAGTTTGGGTTAAGACTGTTTCATGTCCTCTGCTGCTCTCAGAGTTGCCCACTTCCAAACGTAGAGAAAGTGCTGGGGCTGTCTGAATGCCCTTGACACTGTTGACCCTGAGGTGCCAAACAGGGACAAGAGGCCGTAAGACGTTCTCTCTCAGGGATGGAT
The nucleotide sequence above comes from Peromyscus maniculatus bairdii isolate BWxNUB_F1_BW_parent chromosome 1, HU_Pman_BW_mat_3.1, whole genome shotgun sequence. Encoded proteins:
- the Arap1 gene encoding arf-GAP with Rho-GAP domain, ANK repeat and PH domain-containing protein 1 isoform X4; amino-acid sequence: MTKEEPLPSRVPRAVRVASLLSEGEELSGDDAEDEDDHAYEGIPNGGWPTGGLNPPFRSLIPDLPPHPMDELPGGSTPITPVIKAGWLDKNPPQGSYIYQKRWVRLDADYLRYFDSNKDAYSKRFVPVAGICRVAAIGDQKFEVITNSRTFAFRAESDVERNEWMQALQQAVAELRARARLSSASLLGVRGTEQPDRAGSLELRGFKNKLYVAVAGDKVQLYKNLEEFQLGIGITFIDMNVGNVKEVDRRSFDLTTPYRIFSFSADSESEKEQWLEAMQGAIAEALSTSEVAERIWAAAPNRFCADCGAPQPDWASINLCVVICKSCAGEHRGLGAGVSKVRSLKMDRKVWTETLIQLFLQLGNGPGNHFWAANVPPSEALQPSSSPGARRYHLEAKYREGKYRRYHPLFGNQEELDKALCAAVTTTDLAETQALLGCGAGVSCFSGDPAAPTPLALAEQAGQTLQMEFLRNNQSTEVPRLDSGKPLEKHYSVILPTVSHSGFLYKTASAGKPLQDRRAREEFSRRWCVLSDGVLSYYENERAVTPNGEIRANEIVCLAVSPLDTHGFEHTFEVYTEGERLYLFGLENAELAHEWVKCIAKAFVPPLAEDLLARDFERLGRLPYKAGLSLQQAQEGWFALAGSELRAVFPGGPWEEPLQLRRLQELSIQGDNENQVLVLVERRRTLYIQGERRLDFMGWLGAIQKAAASLGDTLSEQQLGDSDIPVIVYRCVDYITQCGLTSEGIYRKCGQTSKTQRLLESLRQDARSVHLKEGEQHVDDVSSALKRFLRDLPDGLFTRAQRLAWLEASEIEDEEEKISRYRELLVHLPPVNRATVKALISHLYCVQCFSDTNQMNTHNLAIVFGPTLFQTDGQDYKAGKVVEDLINHYVVVFSVDEEELRKQREEVTAIVKMRVAGTASGTQHAGDFICTVYLEEKKVETEQHVKIPASMTAEELALEILDRRNVSIREKDYWTCFEVNEKEEAERPLHFAEKVLPIVHGLGIDSHLVVKKYQSMEAMLLYLASRVGDTKHGMMKFREDRSLLGLGLPSGGFHDRYFILNSSCLRLYKEVRSHRPEKEWPVKSLKVYLGVKKKLRPPTCWGFTVVHETEKHEKQQWYLCCDTQMELREWFATFLSVQHDGLVWPSEPSRVSRAVPEVRMGSVSLIPLRGSENEMRRSVAAFTADPLSLLRHV
- the Arap1 gene encoding arf-GAP with Rho-GAP domain, ANK repeat and PH domain-containing protein 1 isoform X6, with the protein product MEFLRNNQSTEVPRLDSGKPLEKHYSVILPTVSHSGFLYKTASAGKPLQDRRAREEFSRRWCVLSDGVLSYYENERAVTPNGEIRANEIVCLAVSPLDTHGFEHTFEVYTEGERLYLFGLENAELAHEWVKCIAKAFVPPLAEDLLARDFERLGRLPYKAGLSLQQAQEGWFALAGSELRAVFPGGPWEEPLQLRRLQELSIQGDNENQVLVLVERRRTLYIQGERRLDFMGWLGAIQKAAASLGDTLSEQQLGDSDIPVIVYRCVDYITQCGLTSEGIYRKCGQTSKTQRLLESLRQDARSVHLKEGEQHVDDVSSALKRFLRDLPDGLFTRAQRLAWLEASEIEDEEEKISRYRELLVHLPPVNRATVKALISHLYCVQCFSDTNQMNTHNLAIVFGPTLFQTDGQDYKAGKVVEDLINHYVVVFSVDEEELRKQREEVTAIVKMRVAGTASGTQHAGDFICTVYLEEKKVETEQHVKIPASMTAEELALEILDRRNVSIREKDYWTCFEVNEKEEAERPLHFAEKVLPIVHGLGIDSHLVVKKYQSMEAMLLYLASRVGDTKHGMMKFREDRSLLGLGLPSGGFHDRYFILNSSCLRLYKEVRSQRPWSGAPETSHRPEKEWPVKSLKVYLGVKKKLRPPTCWGFTVVHETEKHEKQQWYLCCDTQMELREWFATFLSVQHDGLVWPSEPSRVSRAVPEVRMGSVSLIPLRGSENEMRRSVAAFTADPLSLLRHV
- the Arap1 gene encoding arf-GAP with Rho-GAP domain, ANK repeat and PH domain-containing protein 1 isoform X5 — protein: MEFLRNNQSTEVPRLDSGKPLEKHYSVILPTVSHSGFLYKTASAGKPLQDRRAREEFSRRWCVLSDGVLSYYENERAVTPNGEIRANEIVCLAVSPLDTHGFEHTFEVYTEGERLYLFGLENAELAHEWVKCIAKAFVPPLAEDLLARDFERLGRLPYKAGLSLQQAQEGWFALAGSELRAVFPGGPWEEPLQLRRLQELSIQGDNENQVLVLVERRRTLYIQGERRLDFMGWLGAIQKAAASLGDTLSEQQLGDSDIPVIVYRCVDYITQCGLTSEGIYRKCGQTSKTQRLLESLRQDARSVHLKEGEQHVDDVSSALKRFLRDLPDGLFTRAQRLAWLEASEIEDEEEKISRYRELLVHLPPVNRATVKALISHLYCVQCFSDTNQMNTHNLAIVFGPTLFQTDGQDYKAGKVVEDLINHYVVVFSVDEEELRKQREEVTAIVKMRVAGTASGTQHAGDFICTVYLEEKKVETEQHVKIPASMTAEELALEILDRRNVSIREKDYWTCFEVNEKEEAERPLHFAEKVLPIVHGLGIDSHLVVKKYQSMEAMLLYLASRVGDTKHGMMKFREDRSLLGLGLPSGGFHDRYFILNSSCLRLYKEVRSHRPEKEWPVKSLKVYLGVKKKLRPPTCWGFTVVHETEKHEKQQWYLCCDTQMELREWFATFLSVQHDGLVWPSEPSRVSRAVPEVRMGSVSLIPLRGSENEMRRSVAAFTADPLSLLRHV